The following are encoded in a window of Onthophagus taurus isolate NC chromosome 3, IU_Otau_3.0, whole genome shotgun sequence genomic DNA:
- the LOC111417065 gene encoding NADP-dependent malic enzyme-like isoform X2 yields MFKIDEKYRCCCERDSCDNKKVEARSPNQQDCINRPYKNCNIGIDSIQTSKENDMNGTTYNCTEQGDENAPGSICGLDRLKNPNINKGQAFTIEERQALGIHGLLPPAVKSIEDQLVQVDALLKRLERPLDKFLCVMNLYDLNRNLFFKYFHQNIMNVMPIIYTPTVGEACLKYSLIFDRPRNLYITIYDKGHVYSVLKNWPERDVKFIVVTDGERILGLGDLGVNGTPIPIGKLALYTGIASVKPHQCLPITIDVGTNNKEFLADPLYIGLRQERVRGKDYDDLLDEFMDAVVRRFGVNTLIQFEDFGNSNAFRLLNKYRNRYCCFNDDIQGTASVAVAGVLAATRVLKKKVSDLTIVFFGAGEANLGIGELLTMAMIEEGMPESEARKRLWFLDSKGLLVKDRPEGGITEHKKPFTHDAPPLKNLIDVVKTYKPDVLIGAATIPGTFTKEVLQAMAAQKQNPVIFALSNPTSKAECTAEEAYTHTEGRCLFASGSPFDPVTYNGKTYIPGQSNNAYIFPAVGMAASLTGVRRITDSMFLKAASALAESVKEEDLQNGCLFPPIMELTQISEYVVTKLMEFAYEKGMATVFPEPTDKKAYFKSQAYSTDYVPATPPSYPVHSKM; encoded by the exons atgtttaaaatagaCGAAAAATATAGATGTTGTTGCGAAAG GGACAGTTGCGACAACAAAAAGGTCGAAGCTAGATCGCCCAATCAACAGGATTGCATCAACAGACcatacaaaaattgtaacattggTATTGATTCAATTCAAACGTCAAAAGAGAACGATATGAACGGGACAACATATAATTGCACCGAACAAGGTGATGAAAATGCACCAGGATCCATTTGCGGATTAGATAGATTGAAAAATCCCAACATAAACAAg ggaCAAGCTTTTACTATCGAAGAAAGACAAGCTTTGGGAATCCATGGATTACTTCCACCGGCCGTAAAAAGTATTGAAGACCAATTAGTACAAGTCGATGCGCTTTTGAAACGTCTAGAAAGACCTctagataaatttttatgcGTCATGAATTTATAC gatttaaatagaaatttatttttcaaatattttcatcaaaacATAATGAATGTAATGCCAATAATTTACACCCCAACTGTTGGCGAAGCCTGTTTAAAATACAGTTTAATTTTCGATCGTCCTCGTAACCTTTACATCACTATTTATGATAAAGGACACGTATATAGCGTTCTAAAAAATTGGCCCGAAAGAGATGTGAAATTCATCGTTGTAACTGATGGTGAAAGAATTTTAGGGTTGGGTGATTTAGGAGTTAACGGAACTCCAATTCCGATAGGAAAGTTAGCTTTGTACACGGGAATAGCGTCGGTAAAACCGCATCAATGTTTACCGATTACCATAGATGTTGGTACGAataacaaagaatttttagCGGATCCTCTTTATATTGGACTTAGACAAGAAAGGGTTCGAGGAAAAGATTACGATGATTTATTAGACGAATTTATGGATGCTGTTGTCCGAAGATTTGGGGTGAACACTTTAATTCAATTTGAAGATTTTGGAAACAGTAATGCGTttagattattaaataaatatcgaAATCGCTATTGCTGTTTTAACGATGATATACAAGGAACAGCAAGTGTTGCCGTCGCCGGGGTTTTGGCTGCAACGagagttttaaagaaaaaagtttctGATTTAACCATCGTTTTCTTTGGAGCTGGTGAAGCTAATTTAGGTATCGGAGAATTATTAACCATGGCAATGATTGAGGAGGGTATGCCGGAAAGCGAAGCAAGAAAGCGATTATGGTTTTTGGATAGTAAAGGGTTATTAGTGAAAGATCGACCGGAAGGGGGAATTACCGAACATAAAAAGCCTTTCACCCATGATGCACCTccccttaaaaatttgattgatgTGGTTAAAACGTACAAACCTGATGTTTTAATTGGAGCTGCTACAATTCCGGGAACGTTTACGAAAGAAGTTTTACAAGCGATGGCTGCACAAAAACAAAACCCGGTTATTTTTGCTCTAAGTAACCCCACTTCAAAGGCTGAGTGTACAGCGGAGGAAGCTTATACTCATACGGAAGGTCGTTGTTTGTTTGCTTCGGGTTCACCGTTCGATCCTGTTACATATAATGGAAAAACTTACATTCCCGGTCAATCAAATAACGCTTATATTTTCCCAGCCGTTGGGATGGCTGCTTCTTTAACTGGTGTTCGTCGTATAACTGattcaatgtttttaaaagCAGCATCG gCTTTAGCTGAATCGGTGAAAGAAGAAGATCTTCAAAACGGATGTTTATTCCCCCCAATTATGGAATTAACTCAAATATCTGAATATGTAGTAACAAAACTTATGGAATTTGCATACGAAAaag gAATGGCTACGGTATTCCCAGAACCAACGGATAAAAAAGCGTATTTCAAATCTCAAGCGTATTCAACGGATTACGTCCCAGCAACACCACCTTCATACCCAGTTCATTCTAAGATGTAA
- the LOC111417065 gene encoding NADP-dependent malic enzyme-like isoform X1, whose protein sequence is MGNTAGIAKLCCSESNIEPITNSGYIKSIGDSCDNKKVEARSPNQQDCINRPYKNCNIGIDSIQTSKENDMNGTTYNCTEQGDENAPGSICGLDRLKNPNINKGQAFTIEERQALGIHGLLPPAVKSIEDQLVQVDALLKRLERPLDKFLCVMNLYDLNRNLFFKYFHQNIMNVMPIIYTPTVGEACLKYSLIFDRPRNLYITIYDKGHVYSVLKNWPERDVKFIVVTDGERILGLGDLGVNGTPIPIGKLALYTGIASVKPHQCLPITIDVGTNNKEFLADPLYIGLRQERVRGKDYDDLLDEFMDAVVRRFGVNTLIQFEDFGNSNAFRLLNKYRNRYCCFNDDIQGTASVAVAGVLAATRVLKKKVSDLTIVFFGAGEANLGIGELLTMAMIEEGMPESEARKRLWFLDSKGLLVKDRPEGGITEHKKPFTHDAPPLKNLIDVVKTYKPDVLIGAATIPGTFTKEVLQAMAAQKQNPVIFALSNPTSKAECTAEEAYTHTEGRCLFASGSPFDPVTYNGKTYIPGQSNNAYIFPAVGMAASLTGVRRITDSMFLKAASALAESVKEEDLQNGCLFPPIMELTQISEYVVTKLMEFAYEKGMATVFPEPTDKKAYFKSQAYSTDYVPATPPSYPVHSKM, encoded by the exons atgggaAATACGGCGGGAATTGCAAAATTGTGTTGCTCAGAAAGTAATATTGAACCAATTACCAACAGCGGTTACATCAAATCTATTGG GGACAGTTGCGACAACAAAAAGGTCGAAGCTAGATCGCCCAATCAACAGGATTGCATCAACAGACcatacaaaaattgtaacattggTATTGATTCAATTCAAACGTCAAAAGAGAACGATATGAACGGGACAACATATAATTGCACCGAACAAGGTGATGAAAATGCACCAGGATCCATTTGCGGATTAGATAGATTGAAAAATCCCAACATAAACAAg ggaCAAGCTTTTACTATCGAAGAAAGACAAGCTTTGGGAATCCATGGATTACTTCCACCGGCCGTAAAAAGTATTGAAGACCAATTAGTACAAGTCGATGCGCTTTTGAAACGTCTAGAAAGACCTctagataaatttttatgcGTCATGAATTTATAC gatttaaatagaaatttatttttcaaatattttcatcaaaacATAATGAATGTAATGCCAATAATTTACACCCCAACTGTTGGCGAAGCCTGTTTAAAATACAGTTTAATTTTCGATCGTCCTCGTAACCTTTACATCACTATTTATGATAAAGGACACGTATATAGCGTTCTAAAAAATTGGCCCGAAAGAGATGTGAAATTCATCGTTGTAACTGATGGTGAAAGAATTTTAGGGTTGGGTGATTTAGGAGTTAACGGAACTCCAATTCCGATAGGAAAGTTAGCTTTGTACACGGGAATAGCGTCGGTAAAACCGCATCAATGTTTACCGATTACCATAGATGTTGGTACGAataacaaagaatttttagCGGATCCTCTTTATATTGGACTTAGACAAGAAAGGGTTCGAGGAAAAGATTACGATGATTTATTAGACGAATTTATGGATGCTGTTGTCCGAAGATTTGGGGTGAACACTTTAATTCAATTTGAAGATTTTGGAAACAGTAATGCGTttagattattaaataaatatcgaAATCGCTATTGCTGTTTTAACGATGATATACAAGGAACAGCAAGTGTTGCCGTCGCCGGGGTTTTGGCTGCAACGagagttttaaagaaaaaagtttctGATTTAACCATCGTTTTCTTTGGAGCTGGTGAAGCTAATTTAGGTATCGGAGAATTATTAACCATGGCAATGATTGAGGAGGGTATGCCGGAAAGCGAAGCAAGAAAGCGATTATGGTTTTTGGATAGTAAAGGGTTATTAGTGAAAGATCGACCGGAAGGGGGAATTACCGAACATAAAAAGCCTTTCACCCATGATGCACCTccccttaaaaatttgattgatgTGGTTAAAACGTACAAACCTGATGTTTTAATTGGAGCTGCTACAATTCCGGGAACGTTTACGAAAGAAGTTTTACAAGCGATGGCTGCACAAAAACAAAACCCGGTTATTTTTGCTCTAAGTAACCCCACTTCAAAGGCTGAGTGTACAGCGGAGGAAGCTTATACTCATACGGAAGGTCGTTGTTTGTTTGCTTCGGGTTCACCGTTCGATCCTGTTACATATAATGGAAAAACTTACATTCCCGGTCAATCAAATAACGCTTATATTTTCCCAGCCGTTGGGATGGCTGCTTCTTTAACTGGTGTTCGTCGTATAACTGattcaatgtttttaaaagCAGCATCG gCTTTAGCTGAATCGGTGAAAGAAGAAGATCTTCAAAACGGATGTTTATTCCCCCCAATTATGGAATTAACTCAAATATCTGAATATGTAGTAACAAAACTTATGGAATTTGCATACGAAAaag gAATGGCTACGGTATTCCCAGAACCAACGGATAAAAAAGCGTATTTCAAATCTCAAGCGTATTCAACGGATTACGTCCCAGCAACACCACCTTCATACCCAGTTCATTCTAAGATGTAA
- the LOC111417065 gene encoding NADP-dependent malic enzyme-like isoform X3: MVYTDWDSCDNKKVEARSPNQQDCINRPYKNCNIGIDSIQTSKENDMNGTTYNCTEQGDENAPGSICGLDRLKNPNINKGQAFTIEERQALGIHGLLPPAVKSIEDQLVQVDALLKRLERPLDKFLCVMNLYDLNRNLFFKYFHQNIMNVMPIIYTPTVGEACLKYSLIFDRPRNLYITIYDKGHVYSVLKNWPERDVKFIVVTDGERILGLGDLGVNGTPIPIGKLALYTGIASVKPHQCLPITIDVGTNNKEFLADPLYIGLRQERVRGKDYDDLLDEFMDAVVRRFGVNTLIQFEDFGNSNAFRLLNKYRNRYCCFNDDIQGTASVAVAGVLAATRVLKKKVSDLTIVFFGAGEANLGIGELLTMAMIEEGMPESEARKRLWFLDSKGLLVKDRPEGGITEHKKPFTHDAPPLKNLIDVVKTYKPDVLIGAATIPGTFTKEVLQAMAAQKQNPVIFALSNPTSKAECTAEEAYTHTEGRCLFASGSPFDPVTYNGKTYIPGQSNNAYIFPAVGMAASLTGVRRITDSMFLKAASALAESVKEEDLQNGCLFPPIMELTQISEYVVTKLMEFAYEKGMATVFPEPTDKKAYFKSQAYSTDYVPATPPSYPVHSKM, encoded by the exons atggTTTATACGGATTg GGACAGTTGCGACAACAAAAAGGTCGAAGCTAGATCGCCCAATCAACAGGATTGCATCAACAGACcatacaaaaattgtaacattggTATTGATTCAATTCAAACGTCAAAAGAGAACGATATGAACGGGACAACATATAATTGCACCGAACAAGGTGATGAAAATGCACCAGGATCCATTTGCGGATTAGATAGATTGAAAAATCCCAACATAAACAAg ggaCAAGCTTTTACTATCGAAGAAAGACAAGCTTTGGGAATCCATGGATTACTTCCACCGGCCGTAAAAAGTATTGAAGACCAATTAGTACAAGTCGATGCGCTTTTGAAACGTCTAGAAAGACCTctagataaatttttatgcGTCATGAATTTATAC gatttaaatagaaatttatttttcaaatattttcatcaaaacATAATGAATGTAATGCCAATAATTTACACCCCAACTGTTGGCGAAGCCTGTTTAAAATACAGTTTAATTTTCGATCGTCCTCGTAACCTTTACATCACTATTTATGATAAAGGACACGTATATAGCGTTCTAAAAAATTGGCCCGAAAGAGATGTGAAATTCATCGTTGTAACTGATGGTGAAAGAATTTTAGGGTTGGGTGATTTAGGAGTTAACGGAACTCCAATTCCGATAGGAAAGTTAGCTTTGTACACGGGAATAGCGTCGGTAAAACCGCATCAATGTTTACCGATTACCATAGATGTTGGTACGAataacaaagaatttttagCGGATCCTCTTTATATTGGACTTAGACAAGAAAGGGTTCGAGGAAAAGATTACGATGATTTATTAGACGAATTTATGGATGCTGTTGTCCGAAGATTTGGGGTGAACACTTTAATTCAATTTGAAGATTTTGGAAACAGTAATGCGTttagattattaaataaatatcgaAATCGCTATTGCTGTTTTAACGATGATATACAAGGAACAGCAAGTGTTGCCGTCGCCGGGGTTTTGGCTGCAACGagagttttaaagaaaaaagtttctGATTTAACCATCGTTTTCTTTGGAGCTGGTGAAGCTAATTTAGGTATCGGAGAATTATTAACCATGGCAATGATTGAGGAGGGTATGCCGGAAAGCGAAGCAAGAAAGCGATTATGGTTTTTGGATAGTAAAGGGTTATTAGTGAAAGATCGACCGGAAGGGGGAATTACCGAACATAAAAAGCCTTTCACCCATGATGCACCTccccttaaaaatttgattgatgTGGTTAAAACGTACAAACCTGATGTTTTAATTGGAGCTGCTACAATTCCGGGAACGTTTACGAAAGAAGTTTTACAAGCGATGGCTGCACAAAAACAAAACCCGGTTATTTTTGCTCTAAGTAACCCCACTTCAAAGGCTGAGTGTACAGCGGAGGAAGCTTATACTCATACGGAAGGTCGTTGTTTGTTTGCTTCGGGTTCACCGTTCGATCCTGTTACATATAATGGAAAAACTTACATTCCCGGTCAATCAAATAACGCTTATATTTTCCCAGCCGTTGGGATGGCTGCTTCTTTAACTGGTGTTCGTCGTATAACTGattcaatgtttttaaaagCAGCATCG gCTTTAGCTGAATCGGTGAAAGAAGAAGATCTTCAAAACGGATGTTTATTCCCCCCAATTATGGAATTAACTCAAATATCTGAATATGTAGTAACAAAACTTATGGAATTTGCATACGAAAaag gAATGGCTACGGTATTCCCAGAACCAACGGATAAAAAAGCGTATTTCAAATCTCAAGCGTATTCAACGGATTACGTCCCAGCAACACCACCTTCATACCCAGTTCATTCTAAGATGTAA